A window of the Brassica napus cultivar Da-Ae chromosome A2, Da-Ae, whole genome shotgun sequence genome harbors these coding sequences:
- the LOC106425738 gene encoding GDP-fucose transporter 1, which translates to MPPSRKQHYATSSLVIGYALCSSLLAVINKLAITHFNYPALLTALQYLTSSLSVFLLGKLRLLRHDPFSLPTAMRFLPAAAVFYLAIFTNTNLLRHANVDTFIVFRSLTPLLVAVADTLLRSQPPPSGLTFLSLLVILAGAVGYVANDSAFTLTAYSWALGYLVTITTEMVYIKHMVSSLELNTWGFVLYNNLLSLMIAPVFWFLTGEHTEVLTAVNANGGNVFDPVAFFAVALSCVFGFLISFFGFAARQAISATAFTVTGVVNKFLTVVINVVIWDKHATPVGLVCLLVTICGGVGYQQSVTVVKKPTSGPGKGDTDA; encoded by the coding sequence ATGCCACCCTCCCGCAAACAACACTACGCGACAAGCAGCCTCGTGATCGGCTACGCGCTCTGCTCCAGCCTCCTCGCCGTCATCAACAAACTCGCGATCACCCACTTCAACTACCCCGCCCTCCTCACCGCCCTCCAGTACCTAACCTCCTCCCTCTCCGTCTTCCTCCTCGGCAAACTCCGCCTCCTCCGCCACGACCCCTTCTCCCTCCCCACCGCCATGCGTTTCCTCCCCGCCGCCGCCGTCTTCTACCTCGCCATCTTCACCAACACCAACCTCCTCCGCCACGCCAACGTCGACACCTTCATCGTCTTCCGCTCCCTCACCCCTCTCCTCGTCGCCGTCGCCGACACTCTCCTCCGCTCACAGCCTCCCCCCTCCGGCCTCACCTTCCTCTCCCTCCTCGTCATCCTCGCCGGCGCCGTCGGATACGTCGCGAACGACTCCGCCTTCACCCTGACGGCCTACTCGTGGGCCTTGGGCTACCTCGTGACCATCACCACGGAGATGGTTTACATCAAGCACATGGTCTCGAGCCTCGAGCTCAACACGTGGGGCTTCGTTCTCTACAATAATCTCTTGTCGCTGATGATCGCGCCTGTCTTCTGGTTTCTCACGGGGGAGCACACGGAGGTTTTAACGGCCGTTAATGCTAACGGAGGGAACGTGTTCGACCCCGTTGCGTTCTTCGCTGTGGCGTTGTCGTGTGTGTTTGGTTTTCTTATTAGCTTCTTTGGGTTCGCTGCTAGGCAAGCTATCTCGGCTACTGCTTTTACCGTGACTGGCGTGGTGAATAAGTTTTTGACCGTTGTGATTAATGTGGTGATTTGGGATAAGCATGCCACTCCtgttggtttggtttgtttgCTTGTTACTATCTGTGGTGGTGTTGGTTATCAGCAGTCTGTGACCGTGGTTAAGAAACCGACCAGTGGTCCGGGTAAAGGAGATACTGATGCATGA